From the genome of Montipora capricornis isolate CH-2021 unplaced genomic scaffold, ASM3666992v2 scaffold_472, whole genome shotgun sequence:
ATCTTGACAGTCACATGAAATTTCAACACCCGAGCTCGACGGCTGAGAACTCCCACGAGGGCCAACAACATCGAGATATTTCGGCTAATCAAAAGGAAGCAGATGTTCCTTGCTCAGTGCTTGATGATAGCCCACCAGAAGCTCCTAATGATCCTATTATTGTTAACGAAGAAAGTCTTGGAAAGAAGCGAAGGGGTAGTGAGAAGCGCAAATCCTACACAGTtgaattcaaaaagaaaacccTTGATTTTTTGGATTCTTTGACGTCATCAAAAAATAAGTACAAGATAGTTTCGAGGGAAAAAAGTGTTCATCGGACTCTGGTGCAAAAATGGGACAAAAATAGAGGCCAGATATTCAAGGAACTAGAACTAAACAAAAGGTGCAAAAACTCTGGCAACATAAGAGATGCAAGGCAAAGAAGGAAAATGGTGTCTGAAAAACCGAAGCATCATGAACGGTATCCACTTGCAGCAAAGCTAGTGATTGCTGAATTCAAAGTAAGAAGAGCAGCTGGATGCAAGGTCACCAAACTTTGGCTCCGAAAGAAAATGAAGTCAAAAATAGAGATGTGTTACGGAAAGAGTGAAGCTGATAAATTCAAAGGGAGCAACAACTGGTTTCAACGGTTTAAGAAAAGACACGGTTTGGCACTTAGAAGAAGAACCAACAAGAAGAAAAACAGTGCTGATGATGGAAGGGAAATCATTCAGAAGTTTCATAAAAACTTGAGGAAATCCCTAAAAACACATAGGAGAAGAAATAAATCATCCATTGATCCTAAATATGGAAGATGGACTCCTGGAAACAGGTACAATGTAGACCAAGTGCCGCTCCCGTTTGTAGTCGATCAAGGGACAACTTATGACACAGTTGGCAATAAGCAAGTGTGGGTTTCACAACCTTCATCCGGTCTAGATAAAAGACAAGCTACCTTGCAACTTTGATGTTGTCTGTATCTGGGCAACTGTGCACAAATTATAATAAGTTAATAAGTTAGTGTTACTGTTGGATTAGGGGAGGGGTAGGTGTGCAGTTACCAAGATACTGATGCGTATTTTCTTGTTCTGTTCACTTGTTAACTACAAATAAGGctgatttcttttttgtcatgatatttattaattttcttttacattAAATATGCTAATTTAATCTCAGGCTTTTCTTTGTATATTTGTTACAGTTCTGATTTCCACCACCAATTTTTAAGGACAATTTAAGAACACCTTCAGGCTGATTTTTCACTAAGCACCCGATATATAAGAACCTGATCAGCCTGACCTCCAAAatcagtgttcttatatgcgggtgtttactgtacaaTAATTCGTTTGTCTATATTAAGCCGCGATTCGCACATTATTTCCTTTTGTTCATTTACTTATCGCACCACTGTACAAGCTTGCATGATTGTTTTAAGTGATCGGATTTCGGGACTTTTAGATAGTCACGTAGTTTTTACACAAGGCTGATTGTTGCAATGCTACTTGCTGGTTACAAGGAATTTCAAGTACTtctaccatttttttttatcagctaCCGTAGTTACTCGGAGCCAGACTAAAGTGAGtcgttttattcatattttcgttGTTATGGCCGTTAGTTTATTATCGTAATGTGGCAtgataattttagtttttacttagttttgcatCGGAATGCTACATGAGCAAAAGTCAAGTAATATATCTAAGGCGTTGTCTCATttaggcttttttcttttttttttttttttcaacacagatttttttttttattttaaaatataatattacaatataataattacacacacaataacaataataataataataataataataacaataatgatataCACGATACGTCTAGAGGTCTTCAATGTGATGGAGGATTGCTTTCCATTTCTCATTATGACTATCTACAATATCATTTTGCTCAGCTATGACATGCTCCACTTGACAAAGGGAAGGATTCACTTTAAGAAGTCTACAATGGAAAATAACTTGTTTACCAAGTAATATAACATGGTTAATCAGTTGCGTTTCTTTTCCAAAGAGCCCAAACATTACACTCACATCTGTCTAACACTGGATTGTTGAAAAGTAATTTTTCAACCATTCAACTACAGAAAGCCAAAAAGCACTTGAAATTGGACAAATTATGTATAAATAGATGCTCGAGGGATTCCTCTGATATTTGACAAAAAGTACACAAAGGTGAACCAGCTATTCCTATTTTATAGAGGGCTTTATTTACATAAAGGATTCTATTTAAAACCTTATACTGAAATTCTCTTATCTTTGAGTCTAGTGAAGCACGTCTAGGGAGGAGATAAATGTCTTTCCAAGATAAGTCATGTAATGGAAATAAAAGTTCGTATTTAGATATTGAAATCGGGGGCTTCTCAATTTTCTTAATTAGTTGCCAATATAAGTATCTGGAACAAGACGGAAATATTGAGTCCTGCGATTCGTGGGCCTCGGGCAAAGTGCTTGGCATGTCCCTTAAAAGGGTCTTCCACTCCGATGGAATAGAGTTAAAGACACTCATAAGGACAAAAAACTCCGCACCGGTTACGTTTTGATTTTGTAATGTCCTACATGATTTCATTCTACCGGAATCAGTCAGAATATCACTTACAGTAAGAAATCCTTTCCTTAGAAGTTTGTTCCTAAACAAAGGTTTTCCATCTGTACATAAGAACTTGTTATTCCATATGATTTCATTTAGCACATCAGGTAAAGTGGTAACTGGTGATGTCTTATAAAGCGCCCATTCAGTTAAGCATTCCTTGTAAAATTTAGGAAGAGTCCTCGGCAAAAAACGTACATCGTAATTACATTTAGTTAAGAAAGCGCCCCCAAAGTCAATAGATAGTTATCAAGAAACAATTACCAGGTACTATTATAACCTTCGAGATATTTCTTCATGCACATAATTCTTTGAGCCTTGATAAGTGTTTCAATATGTGGCATACGTAATCCACCATCTTTATAGTCACTTACAAGTGTGAGGCGCTTTATTTTATCTTTCCCCGAattccaaataaaattgaaaaacattATTCACCTGCTTCACAATCTCTTTTGTTAAAGGGATTAACGATGCCCGGAACATAATTTTGGGGATTGCGAAGGTCTTAATAATTTGAATTCTACCAATCAGTGTTAAGTTTCGCCACCGCCATGCAATGATGGATTTTTGAATGGAcctaataatattttcaaagttGAGCTCCTGATACTTTTGCCAGTTATACGTaaagaaaatgcctaaaatttTAATTGGTTTGTTTACTTTGTCAACGCCAATATACTCTGGCGACTCATGAAGGCTACCAAGCCAATACGCTTCTGTTTTCTCTTCGTTCAACCTTAGACCAGAAATTCTACCAAATCTATCTAAGAGACCTTGCAGCAAGAAAAAGGACTGTGTATCACTAACAAAAGTTGTCAGATCGTCAGCAAAGAaactaccgtagttattcggttataaggcgcacggttttttcaggaaaaatttgtctttgggtggcaagttagtgctaaaattggggtgcgtcttatagccaagtattttcgtgcaacaaaatcttaagatcacaatttgagaagaagttgcagtttaaacaacacaagaaaaggacactagttgtctaatacaaaacaatagtgcttttagagacctttagaacactaaacgacttcaagagaaTTTAgagcaaacaaacggaaatttgcatacgtgcttaaaagcacgtgctcagtaacgtgatacccacGACAACAATACAATTGTTT
Proteins encoded in this window:
- the LOC138036239 gene encoding uncharacterized protein, with the protein product MNRTLFDCGVRKSVELKNGSLLDITSTMKKTAMLTKSYDVQCSCCGKAFNGQQYLDSHMKFQHPSSTAENSHEGQQHRDISANQKEADVPCSVLDDSPPEAPNDPIIVNEESLGKKRRGSEKRKSYTVEFKKKTLDFLDSLTSSKNKYKIVSREKSVHRTLVQKWDKNRGQIFKELELNKRCKNSGNIRDARQRRKMVSEKPKHHERYPLAAKLVIAEFKVRRAAGCKVTKLWLRKKMKSKIEMCYGKSEADKFKGSNNWFQRFKKRHGLALRRRTNKKKNSADDGREIIQKFHKNLRKSLKTHRRRNKSSIDPKYGRWTPGNRYNVDQVPLPFVVDQGTTYDTVGNKQVWVSQPSSGLDKRQATLQL